A stretch of Gossypium hirsutum isolate 1008001.06 chromosome A06, Gossypium_hirsutum_v2.1, whole genome shotgun sequence DNA encodes these proteins:
- the LOC107963523 gene encoding ethylene-responsive transcription factor ERF014: protein MVKTEHKIQPPQSKQMAPSSSSPPSSLCKKKYKGVRMRSWGSWVSEIRAPNQKTRIWLGSYSTPEAAARAYDAALLCLKGSSANLNFPLTSSHYIPDTIMSPKSIQRVAAAAANSFVDDNPAAAATPLISPPLAPSTSSTTSSQSNQVDDDVFFIQALVDEPVSMMEPWYSFDSLQMQSPKFGDQVFNVTPFDPPSMTTIDDLYEEAGDIRLWSFC, encoded by the coding sequence ATGGTGAAGACTGAGCACAAGATCCAACCACCTCAGTCGAAGCAAATggcaccatcatcatcatcaccaccaTCATCATTATGCAAAAAGAAGTACAAGGGTGTAAGAATGAGGAGCTGGGGTTCATGGGTGTCAGAGATTAGGGCCCCAAATCAGAAAACAAGGATTTGGTTAGGATCGTATTCAACACCAGAAGCAGCTGCTAGAGCCTATGATGCTGCACTTTTATGCCTCAAAGGTTCCTCAGCAAATCTCAACTTCCCACTTACATCCTCCCATTACATTCCCGATACCATAATGTCTCCCAAGTCAATCCAAAGGGTCGCTGCAGCTGCTGCGAATAGCTTTGTTGATGACAATCCCGCCGCCGCTGCCACCCCGCTAATATCTCCACCACTTGCGCCCTCCACATCCTCCACCACTTCCTCACAATCTAATCAAGTCGATGATGATGTGTTCTTTATACAAGCTCTTGTGGACGAGCCTGTTTCTATGATGGAACCATGGTACTCTTTTGACAGCCTGCAAATGCAATCTCCCAAGTTCGGTGATCAGGTTTTTAATGTAACCCCATTTGATCCACCGTCCATGACAACGATCGATGATCTTTATGAGGAAGCTGGCGATATTCGTCTATGGAGTttttgctaa